From Rutidosis leptorrhynchoides isolate AG116_Rl617_1_P2 chromosome 3, CSIRO_AGI_Rlap_v1, whole genome shotgun sequence, a single genomic window includes:
- the LOC139899324 gene encoding pentatricopeptide repeat-containing protein At4g02820, mitochondrial, with protein MLRFARRSLTVIRHYSATTSVANPPPSQQPPRVTSARKNNAVGGRDTLGRRLLSLIYTKRSAVIAIKKWKDEGNLVRKYELNRIVRELRKLKRYKHALEICEWMTLQQDIKLVEGDYAVHLDLIAKIRGINSAEKFFLDLPDRMKGQSTCTALLHTYVQHKDSSKAEALMDKISECGFVKYPLPFNHMMSLYISNGQFEKVTKIFKDLQNNTSPDIVTYNLLLTACNARGDSVAAEKIFLELKKTKVDPDWVTFSLLTSMYLKTSRFEDALFSVKEMEKRVCRKVRVAFSSIITLYTGLEKKEDVYRIWKKMKSMFRKLNDAEYHCMITSLIKLNEVNEAENVYSDWESVSGTGDSRVPNLILAVYINRHDMSMAENFLSKRMVEEGIVPSYTTWELFTYGYLHEKQMDKVLECFKKAIGSVKKWDPNEKFVRQVFKMLEENGNVEGAEELLAVIRDAGHVSTDIYNLVLRVYAKAGKMPLIVGERMKKDKVLLNDETHELIKVTSKMCVGEVLTHIS; from the exons ATGCTCCGTTTTGCTCGGCGGTCACTCACCGTCATCCGTCATTACTCGGCGACCACCTCCGTAGCCAATCCACCACCCTCACAACAACCTCCACGTGTCACCTCCGCCCGGAAAAATAACGCCGTCGGAGGAAGAGACACCTTAGGTCGAAGACTCCTAAGTTTAATTTACACAAAACGCAGCGCAGTTATCGCAATTAAAAAATGGAAAGATGAAGGAAATTTAGTTCGTAAATACGAACTTAATCGAATTGTTCGGGAGCTCAGAAAATTAAAGCGCTATAAACACGCCCTTGAG atttgtgAATGGATGACACTGCAACAAGATATCAAGTTGGTAGAAGGAGATTACGCGGTTCATTTAGACTTAATCGCAAAAATCCGTGGTATAAACAGCGCAGAGAAATTTTTCTTAGACCTACCAGATCGAATGAAAGGCCAGTCAACATGCACGGCCCTTTTACATACTTACGTCCAACATAAAGACTCGTCAAAAGCCGAGGCTTTAATGGACAAAATATCAGAATGCGGTTTTGTAAAATACCCTCTTCCTTTTAACCATATGATGTCACTTTACATCTCAAACGGTCAATTCGAGAAGGTGACCAAAATTTTTAAGGATTTACAAAATAACACTTCACCGGATATTGTTACTTATAATCTATTGTTAACCGCGTGTAACGCACGGGGTGATAGTGTCGCTGCAGAAAAGATTTTTCTAGAGCTTAAGAAAACAAAGGTGGACCCCGATTGGGTAACGTTTAGTCTTCTAACGAGTATGTATTTGAAAACTTCACGATTTGAAGATGCGTTGTTTAGTGTTAAAGAAATGGAGAAACGAGTTTGTAGAAAAGTTCGGGTTGCGTTTTCTTCGATTATTACTCTTTATACAGGGTTAGAGAAAAAGGAAGATGTTTATAGGATATGGAAGAAAATGAAATCGATGTTTCGTAAGCTAAATGATGCAGAATATCATTGCATGATAACCTCGTTAATAAAACTTAACGAGGTTAACGAAGCAGAAAATGTTTACTCTGATTGGGAGTCTGTTTCTGGGACTGGCGATTCGCGGGTCCCGAATTTGATCCTGGCAGTTTATATTAACAGACATGATATGAGTATGGCGGAAAACTTTTTAAGCAAACGAATGGTTGAGGAAGGAATAGTTCCAAGTTACACTACATGGGAGCTTTTTACGTACGGTTATTTACATGAAAAACAAATGGATAAAGTTTTGGAATGTTTCAAGAAAGCTATCGGGTCGGTAAAAAAGTGGGACCCAAATGAAAAATTTGTTCGACAAGTGTTTAAAATGCTTGAAGAAAATGGTAACGTTGAAGGTGCCGAGGAACTTTTAGCAGTTATTCGTGATGCGGGTCATGTGAGTACCGATATATATAATTTGGTTCTTCGTGTGTATGCAAAAGCTGGTAAAATGCCGTTAATTGTAGGCGAGCGGATGAAGAAGGACAaagtgttgttgaatgatgaaacacATGAGCTTATAAAGGTAACGAGCAAAATGTGTGTTGGTGAAGTTTTGACTCATATTTCATAA